The Actinocatenispora sera genome has a window encoding:
- a CDS encoding permease prefix domain 1-containing protein: MRGEVGPIEEYVRALTAALPGPARARASLVGEARDGLVDAATAYRAAGYPTGRAEQLAVADFGTVGELAGEYRTELALSQGRRTLLLTAAVQLNVWLFSELSWRLAEHQVWSSATPSAGYRLLARAVDALQLIPAGLALCAVLVAFTYGQRVLSRPELLARASGVFGFGVAATMLVSCAVMSVATPGLASVGSVTTSVLAAAVPAGLIAASARRSLVAAAPRPA, from the coding sequence ATGCGCGGCGAAGTGGGCCCCATCGAGGAGTACGTGCGTGCGCTGACCGCGGCGCTGCCCGGTCCGGCGCGCGCCCGGGCGAGCCTGGTTGGCGAGGCCCGGGACGGCCTGGTCGACGCGGCCACCGCCTACCGGGCGGCCGGTTACCCGACCGGGCGGGCCGAGCAGCTGGCGGTCGCCGACTTCGGCACCGTCGGTGAGCTGGCCGGCGAGTACCGCACCGAGCTGGCGCTGTCGCAGGGGCGCCGCACGCTGCTGTTGACCGCGGCGGTGCAGCTGAACGTGTGGCTGTTCTCCGAGCTGTCCTGGCGGCTGGCGGAGCATCAGGTGTGGTCGAGCGCGACGCCGTCCGCGGGGTACCGGCTGCTGGCCCGTGCGGTGGACGCGCTGCAGCTGATCCCGGCCGGGTTGGCGCTGTGCGCGGTGCTGGTCGCGTTCACCTACGGCCAGCGGGTGCTCTCCCGCCCCGAGCTGCTGGCCCGCGCCTCCGGCGTCTTCGGCTTCGGCGTCGCGGCGACGATGCTGGTCTCGTGTGCGGTGATGTCGGTGGCCACGCCGGGCCTGGCGAGTGTGGGCTCGGTGACCACGTCGGTGCTGGCCGCCGCGGTGCCGGCCGGGCTGATCGCGGCCAGTGCCCGCCGCTCGCTCGTCGCGGCGGCGCCACGTCCGGCCTGA